From Aquificota bacterium, one genomic window encodes:
- the rnc gene encoding ribonuclease III — MPASFSKDFEGLEKALGYQFKDKSLLIQALTHKSYAGEHGLKSYETLEFLGDSLINFFVVDLLLSEFPQASEGELAMMKSYFVSEEYLYELAEGLSLDLYILIGGRKRNSHVSTSLMADTFEALWAALYLDCGRSADTTKAIFFRLYKDRIVEAVKNKDYKRDYKTLLQEETQKRWKERPTYRVVNIEGPHHSRIFEVECSIREFRATAKGRSKKTAQQLAAKRVLELIQSSEG, encoded by the coding sequence ATGCCTGCCTCCTTTTCAAAAGACTTTGAAGGTCTTGAAAAGGCTTTAGGCTATCAATTCAAAGACAAAAGTTTATTAATTCAAGCCCTCACACACAAATCTTACGCCGGAGAACATGGCTTAAAAAGCTACGAGACCCTTGAGTTCCTTGGAGACTCTTTAATAAACTTCTTTGTGGTGGACTTGCTGCTTTCCGAATTTCCCCAAGCTTCCGAAGGCGAGCTTGCCATGATGAAATCTTATTTTGTGAGCGAAGAATACCTTTATGAACTGGCCGAAGGCCTCTCCCTTGACCTTTATATCCTTATAGGCGGTAGGAAAAGAAATAGCCATGTTAGCACCTCCCTAATGGCGGATACCTTTGAGGCCCTTTGGGCAGCTCTTTACCTTGACTGTGGTAGGTCTGCGGATACCACAAAAGCCATCTTTTTTAGACTATACAAGGACAGAATAGTGGAGGCGGTAAAAAATAAGGATTACAAAAGGGACTATAAGACGTTGCTTCAAGAGGAAACCCAAAAAAGGTGGAAAGAAAGACCTACCTACCGTGTGGTAAACATAGAAGGTCCTCACCATAGTAGAATCTTTGAAGTGGAATGTAGTATAAGGGAGTTTAGGGCTACCGCAAAGGGAAGGAGTAAAAAGACAGCCCAACAGCTTGCGGCAAAAAGGGTGCTTGAGCTTATACAGTCCTCTGAAGGTTAG